The following are from one region of the Betta splendens chromosome 15, fBetSpl5.4, whole genome shotgun sequence genome:
- the cuedc2 gene encoding CUE domain-containing protein 2 isoform X1, which yields MDLHKIIHNTLHEFIQIYIPGADLSMLDDVLLSYITGVLEDLGSQQCVEENFDVEVFAEMLEAYIPGFAEIDSVKVCEMMFNLASKLATARTSENSEAKARAEETPLKLATLTSERPPERETQCLTTQIEGATAMLPVSEWETQEQHLLEMFPKCSLSEARSALSIAKGDMEEAVRLIIEGDVQLSPTPLDVNHGKTISSLADQKLKESILEKYMLVDREEDKKTHRPVAPKDAPKKLVRYHGNQVVTTKGERYQLVKTNETEDMKKTYVNLKPARKYRFH from the exons ATGGACCTCCACAAGATCATCCACAACACGCTGCATGAATTCATCCAGATTTACATTCCCGGCGCAGATCTCAG CATGCTGGATGATGTCCTTCTGTCCTACATCACTGGCGTCCTGGAGGATCTCGGCTCCCAGCAGTGTGTTGAGGAGAACTTTGACGTGGAGGTCTTTGCTGAAATGCTTGAAGCTTACATCCCAGGCTTTGCTGAAATTGACAG TGTAAAAGTCTGTGAAATGATGTTCAACCTGGCTTCAAAACTGGCCACTGCTCGAACCTCAG AGAACAGTGAGGCCAAGGCGAGGGCAGAGGAGACGCCTCTGAAACTCGCCACACTGACCAGTGAACGACCCCCCGAGAGAGAAACGCAGTGCCTTACAACGCAGATAGAGGGCGCCACTGCTATG CTACCAGTCTCAGAATGGGAGACCCAGGAGCAGCACCTGCTTGAGATGTTTCCTAAGTGTAGCCTGTCTGAGGCTCGCAGTGCCCTGTCTATTGCCAAAGGAGACATGGAGGAAGCTGTGCGCCTTATCATAGAGGGCGATGTCCAACTCAGCCCCACTCCTCTAGAT GTGAACCATGGGAAGACTATTTCCTCACTGGCCGACCAGAAACTAAAAGAGAGCATCCTTGAGAA GTACATGTTGgtagacagagaggaagacaagAAAACCCATCGGCCTGTCGCTCCCAAAGAT GCTCCAAAGAAGCTTGTTCGCTATCACGGTAACCAAGTGGTAACCACCAAAGGAGAACGGTATCAATTGGTGAAGACAAACGAGACAGAGGACATGAAGAAGACATATGTCAACCTCAAGCCTGCACGAAAGTACAGATTCCATTGA
- the cuedc2 gene encoding CUE domain-containing protein 2 isoform X2: MLDDVLLSYITGVLEDLGSQQCVEENFDVEVFAEMLEAYIPGFAEIDSVKVCEMMFNLASKLATARTSENSEAKARAEETPLKLATLTSERPPERETQCLTTQIEGATAMLPVSEWETQEQHLLEMFPKCSLSEARSALSIAKGDMEEAVRLIIEGDVQLSPTPLDVNHGKTISSLADQKLKESILEKYMLVDREEDKKTHRPVAPKDAPKKLVRYHGNQVVTTKGERYQLVKTNETEDMKKTYVNLKPARKYRFH, translated from the exons ATGCTGGATGATGTCCTTCTGTCCTACATCACTGGCGTCCTGGAGGATCTCGGCTCCCAGCAGTGTGTTGAGGAGAACTTTGACGTGGAGGTCTTTGCTGAAATGCTTGAAGCTTACATCCCAGGCTTTGCTGAAATTGACAG TGTAAAAGTCTGTGAAATGATGTTCAACCTGGCTTCAAAACTGGCCACTGCTCGAACCTCAG AGAACAGTGAGGCCAAGGCGAGGGCAGAGGAGACGCCTCTGAAACTCGCCACACTGACCAGTGAACGACCCCCCGAGAGAGAAACGCAGTGCCTTACAACGCAGATAGAGGGCGCCACTGCTATG CTACCAGTCTCAGAATGGGAGACCCAGGAGCAGCACCTGCTTGAGATGTTTCCTAAGTGTAGCCTGTCTGAGGCTCGCAGTGCCCTGTCTATTGCCAAAGGAGACATGGAGGAAGCTGTGCGCCTTATCATAGAGGGCGATGTCCAACTCAGCCCCACTCCTCTAGAT GTGAACCATGGGAAGACTATTTCCTCACTGGCCGACCAGAAACTAAAAGAGAGCATCCTTGAGAA GTACATGTTGgtagacagagaggaagacaagAAAACCCATCGGCCTGTCGCTCCCAAAGAT GCTCCAAAGAAGCTTGTTCGCTATCACGGTAACCAAGTGGTAACCACCAAAGGAGAACGGTATCAATTGGTGAAGACAAACGAGACAGAGGACATGAAGAAGACATATGTCAACCTCAAGCCTGCACGAAAGTACAGATTCCATTGA
- the hif1an gene encoding hypoxia-inducible factor 1-alpha inhibitor yields MAATVVEADPAASDGGAAFSGVQNRGWDESQLRQYPFPTRQIPRLSHTDPRAETLINNEEPVVLTDTNLVYPALKWDVAYLQENIGNGDFSVYVAEKHKFLYYDEKKMSNFENFVPKSRRMEMKFSQFVDKMHQTEELGGEERVYLQQTLNDTVGKKIVVDFLGFNWNWINKQQAKRNWGQLTSNLLLIGMEGNVTPAHYDEQQNFFAQIKGHKRCILFPPNQFECLYPYPVHHPCDRQSQVDFDNPDYERFPNFKNAVGYEAVVGPGDVLYIPMYWWHHIESLLNGGVTITVNFWYKGAPTPKRIEYPLRAHQKVAIMRNIEKMLGEALGDPHEVGPLLKTMINGRYDHDLS; encoded by the exons ATGGCAGCGACGGTTGTGGAGGCTGACCCGGCTGCGAGCGACGGCGGCGCCGCTTTCTCCGGCGTCCAGAACCGGGGCTGGGATGAGTCTCAGCTCCGCCAATACCCCTTCCCAACCAGGCAGATACCTAGACTGTCTCATACTGATCCCAGAGCAGAGACGCTAATTAATAACGAG GAGCCGGTGGTTTTAACGGACACGAACCTCGTCTACCCTGCTCTCAAATGGGACGTCGCATATCTGCAGGAGAACATTGGAAATGGAGACTTCTCTGTTTACgtagcagaaaaacacaaattccTCTACTATGACGAGAAAAAAATGTCTAACTTCGAGAACTTTGTGCCCAAGTCGCGACGGATGGAAATGAAATTCTCTCAGTTTGTGGACAAAATGCATCAGACGGAGgagctgggaggagaggagag AGTATATCTGCAGCAGACCCTGAATGACACAGTAGGGAAGAAGATTGTTGTCGACTTCCTTGGTTTCAACTGGAACTGGATCAACAAGCAGCAAGCCAAGAGAAACTGGGGGCAGTTGACGTCCAACCTGTTGCTCATCGGCATGGAGG GCAACGTGACACCGGCCCATTACGACGAGCAGCAGAACTTCTTTGCTCAGATTAAAGGACACAAGAGATGCATCCTGTTCCCTCCTAACCAGTTTGAGTGTCTCTACCCGTACCCGGTTCATCATCCCTGTGACAGACAGAGCCAA GTCGACTTTGATAATCCTGACTATGAGAGGTTTCCcaattttaaaaatgctgttGGCTATGAGGCTGTTGTTGGTCCTGGAGATGTGCTCTACATCCCAATGTATTG GTGGCATCACATTGAGTCCCTGTTAAATGGCGGCGTGACGATCACCGTGAACTTCTGGTATAAG GGCGCCCCCACACCCAAGAGGATAGAATACCCTCTGCGAGCTCATCAGAAGGTGGCCATCATGAGAAATATTGAGAAAATGTTGGGAGAAGCACTTGGAGACCCGCATGAG GTTGGACCTCTACTGAAAACGATGATTAATGGGCGATATGACCATGATCTCAGTTAG
- the wnt8b gene encoding protein Wnt-8b isoform X2, producing the protein MFTHLEAFYYAFILLAHMNSCCSWSVNNFLMTGPKAYLIYSSSVAAGAQSGIEECKHQFAWDRWNCPERALQLSTHSGLRSANREAAFVHAISSAGVMYTLTRNCSLGDFDNCGCDDSRNGQRGGHGWLWGGCSDNVVLGEAISKQFVDALETGQDARAAMNLHNNEAGRKAVKGTMQRTCKCHGVSGSCTTQTCWLQLPEFREVGNYLKEKYHRALKVDLLRGAGNSAASRGAIAETFSSISRKELVHLEDSPDYCLENRTLGLPGTEGRECLKKGKNLSRWEKRSCKRLCGECGLAVEERKAEMVSSCNCKFHWCCAVRCEQCRKTVTKYFCVKRGAPRGRNESAGGRKKSLRLRKKH; encoded by the exons ATGTTCACGCATTTGGAGGCTTTCTATTACGCGTTCATCCTCCTCGCTCACATGAACTCTTGCTGCAGCTG GTCAGTGAATAATTTCCTGATGACTGGACCCAAG GCGTATCTGATCTACTCCAGCAGCGTGGCTGCAGGAGCGCAGAGCGGCATCGAGGAGTGCAAGCACCAGTTCGCATGGGACCGGTGGAACTGCCCGGAGAGAGCCCTGCAGCTGTCCACGCACAGCGGCCTGCGCAGTG CCAATCGGGAGGCGGCGTTCGTCCACGCCATCAGCTCCGCCGGCGTCATGTACACCCTGACCAGGAACTGCAGCCTGGGCGACTTCGACAACTGCGGCTGCGACGACAGCCGCAACGGGCAGCGCGGCGGCCACGGCTGGCTGTGGGGCGGCTGCAGCGACAACGTGGTGCTCGGCGAGGCCATCTCCAAGCAGTTCGTGGACGCGCTGGAGACCGGCCAGGACGCCCGGGCGGCCATGAATCTCCATAACAACGAGGCCGGACGCAAG GCTGTGAAGGGGACCATGCAGAGGACGTGTAAGTGTCACGGGGTGTCGGGAAGCTGCACCACCCAGAcctgctggctgcagctgccggAGTTCAGGGAGGTGGGGAACTACCTGAAGGAGAAGTACCACCGGGCCCTGAAGGTGGACCTCCTCCGCGGAGCCGGGAACAGCGCGGCCAGCAGGGGGGCCATCGCCGAgaccttcagctccatctcccgCAAGGAGCTCGTTCACCTGGAGGACTCCCCCGACTACTGCCTGGAGAACCGCACGCTGGGCCTGCCCGGCACCGAGGGCCGCGAGTGCCTCAAGAAGGGCAAGAACCTGAGCCGGTGGGAGAAGCGCAGCTGCAAGCGGCTGTGCGGCGAGTGCGGCCTGGCGGTGGAGGAGCGCAAGGCCGAGATGGTGTCGAGCTGCAACTGCAAGTTCCACTGGTGCTGCGCGGTGCGGTGCGAGCAGTGCAGGAAGACGGTGACCAAGTACTTCTGCGTCAAGAGGGGGGCCCCGCGGGGCCGGAACGAGAGCGCCGGCGGCCGGAAGAAGAGCCTGAGGCTGCGGAAGAAGCACTGA
- the wnt8b gene encoding protein Wnt-8b isoform X1 produces MCDMSGFVHVQYCIHIYVNTHKARFRPLPQMNPCCRGFHSRGVVLCVSLSAPLQAYLIYSSSVAAGAQSGIEECKHQFAWDRWNCPERALQLSTHSGLRSANREAAFVHAISSAGVMYTLTRNCSLGDFDNCGCDDSRNGQRGGHGWLWGGCSDNVVLGEAISKQFVDALETGQDARAAMNLHNNEAGRKAVKGTMQRTCKCHGVSGSCTTQTCWLQLPEFREVGNYLKEKYHRALKVDLLRGAGNSAASRGAIAETFSSISRKELVHLEDSPDYCLENRTLGLPGTEGRECLKKGKNLSRWEKRSCKRLCGECGLAVEERKAEMVSSCNCKFHWCCAVRCEQCRKTVTKYFCVKRGAPRGRNESAGGRKKSLRLRKKH; encoded by the exons ATGTGTGACATGAGTGGATTTGTGCATGTACAATATTGTATTCACATTTACGTGAATACACATAAAGCACGTTTTAGGCCTTTACCTCAGATGAATCCCTGTTGTCGTGGCTTCCACTCACGTGGCGTCGTCCTGTGCGTGTCTCTGTCTGCGCCGCTGCAGGCGTATCTGATCTACTCCAGCAGCGTGGCTGCAGGAGCGCAGAGCGGCATCGAGGAGTGCAAGCACCAGTTCGCATGGGACCGGTGGAACTGCCCGGAGAGAGCCCTGCAGCTGTCCACGCACAGCGGCCTGCGCAGTG CCAATCGGGAGGCGGCGTTCGTCCACGCCATCAGCTCCGCCGGCGTCATGTACACCCTGACCAGGAACTGCAGCCTGGGCGACTTCGACAACTGCGGCTGCGACGACAGCCGCAACGGGCAGCGCGGCGGCCACGGCTGGCTGTGGGGCGGCTGCAGCGACAACGTGGTGCTCGGCGAGGCCATCTCCAAGCAGTTCGTGGACGCGCTGGAGACCGGCCAGGACGCCCGGGCGGCCATGAATCTCCATAACAACGAGGCCGGACGCAAG GCTGTGAAGGGGACCATGCAGAGGACGTGTAAGTGTCACGGGGTGTCGGGAAGCTGCACCACCCAGAcctgctggctgcagctgccggAGTTCAGGGAGGTGGGGAACTACCTGAAGGAGAAGTACCACCGGGCCCTGAAGGTGGACCTCCTCCGCGGAGCCGGGAACAGCGCGGCCAGCAGGGGGGCCATCGCCGAgaccttcagctccatctcccgCAAGGAGCTCGTTCACCTGGAGGACTCCCCCGACTACTGCCTGGAGAACCGCACGCTGGGCCTGCCCGGCACCGAGGGCCGCGAGTGCCTCAAGAAGGGCAAGAACCTGAGCCGGTGGGAGAAGCGCAGCTGCAAGCGGCTGTGCGGCGAGTGCGGCCTGGCGGTGGAGGAGCGCAAGGCCGAGATGGTGTCGAGCTGCAACTGCAAGTTCCACTGGTGCTGCGCGGTGCGGTGCGAGCAGTGCAGGAAGACGGTGACCAAGTACTTCTGCGTCAAGAGGGGGGCCCCGCGGGGCCGGAACGAGAGCGCCGGCGGCCGGAAGAAGAGCCTGAGGCTGCGGAAGAAGCACTGA
- the scdb gene encoding stearoyl-CoA desaturase b has protein sequence MTETETRNHRAGTQQNGVAAAEASTVDDAFDDTYTEKEGPRPPMRLVWRNIIAMSLLHLGALYGITLVPSAHALTLLWSVVCYLISALGVTAGVHRLWSHRSYKASLPLRIFLALGNSMAFENDIYEWSRDHRSHHKYSETNADPHNAKRGFFFSHVGWLLVRKHPDVIEKGQKLDVSDLRADAVVMFQRRHYKLSVVLMCFVVPSVVPLLWGEALAVGYFVPGLLRYAVVLNATWLVNSAAHMWGYRPYDKSIYPRENMLVALGAAGEGFHNYHHTFPFDYSTSEYGWRLNITTAFIDLMCLLGLASDRKKVSKETLLARVQRTGDSSARSG, from the exons ATGACAGAAACGGAGACCAGGAACCATCGCGCCGGAACGCAGCAGAATGGAGTCGCCGCGGCCGAAGCCTCGACGGTGGATGACGCCTTTGACGACACTTACACAGAGAAAGAAGGTCCCCGACCTCCGATGAGGCTGGTGTGGAGAAATATCATCGCGATGTCCCTCCTGCACTTGGGGGCGCTTTACGGAATCACGCTCGTTCCTTCCGCGCACGCGCTCACTCTTTTATGGA GTGTAGTCTGCTACCTCATCAGCGCTCTGGGTGTGACTGCTGGAGTCCACAGGTTATGGAGCCACAGATCCTATAAGGCCTCTCTTCCCCTGCGAATCTTCCTGGCACTGGGAAACTCAATGGCCTTTGAG AACGACATCTACGAGTGGTCCAGGGACCACCGCTCCCACCACAAGTACTCGGAGACCAACGCGGACCCCCACAACGCCAAGAggggcttcttcttctcccacgtCGGCTGGCTGCTGGTCCGCAAGCACCCCGACGTCATCGAGAAGGGCCAGAAGCTGGACGTGTCGGACCTGAGGGCGGACGCGGTGGTCATGTTCCAGAGACG CCACTACAAGCTCTCCGTGGTGCTCATGTGCTTCGTGGTGCCCTCCGTGGTGCCCCTGCTGTGGGGCGAGGCGCTGGCCGTGGGCTACTTCGTCCCGGGGCTGCTGAGGTACGCGGTGGTGCTCAACGCCACCTGGCTGGTCAACAGCGCCGCGCACATGTGGGGATACCGGCCCTACGACAAGTCCATTTACCCGCGGGAGAACATGCTGGTGGCCCTCGGCGCCGCGG gagAAGGCTTCCACAACTACCACCACACCTTCCCCTTCGACTACTCCACCAGCGAGTACGGCTGGAGGCTCAACATCACCACCGCCTTCATCGACCTCATGTGCCTGCTGGGCCTGGCCAGCGACCGCAAGAAGGTGTCGAAGGAGACGCTGCTCGCTCGCGTGCAGCGCACGGGCGACAGCAGCGCCAGGAGTGGCTGA
- the trmt2b gene encoding tRNA (uracil-5-)-methyltransferase homolog B isoform X2 codes for MALVATCSRSLLRVRRSSLDPLTRTCLFLSTSNDSISAEQGKTQLKKPWRKSHKRSPGTGELSWEERLADAVTPLWRLTYEEQLELKQKRQEGILSQLCQHLSSDCQSRPSSAVGAKPTFPVLPILPSPVTEGYRNKSTFSVNRGVDGNPKTVGFYVGAGRNGTIVCINGDHLLNMPEKHKLVARCYQDFIRRSSLEPCLLFHAGGHWREVTVRTGAGGRTMAIVYFHPQALAPREVAAHKAELLDYFTRGPGAVCQLDSLFFQESTMTRCAHEDSPYQLLNGQEHIYEEVNQSAAELLYGAVRDLCVPSNNGDGGRTGGTLLDVCCGTGAVGITASRRAGRVIGVELVEQAVEDARHNAALNGALNCEFIAGKAEVVLPDLVTRLSGAGGGLAAVVNPARAGLHPRVVRALRNQAAIRRLVYVSCKPEGEAMRNFRELCCARGPQSKLTGEAFTPRLAVPVDMFPHTPHCELVLLFER; via the exons ATGGCGCTAGTTGCTACATGCAGCAGGTCACTCCTCCGCGTCAGACGCAGTTCGCTGGATCCTCTGACGAGAACCTGTCTGTTCCTCTCAACTAGCAATGACTCAATTTCAGCTGAGCAGGGGAAAACACAACTGAAGAAACCCTGGAGAAAAAGCCACAAGCGATCCCCCGGGACTGGTGAACTGTCCTGGGAGGAAAGGCTGGCGGATGCAGTCACCCCCCTGTGGAGGCTGACTTATgaagagcagctggagctgaagcagaagcgTCAGGAAGGAATCCTTTCCCAGCTCTGCCAGCATCTGTCAAGTGACTGTCAGTCACGGCCCTCGTCAGCCGTTGGAGCTAAACCTACTTTCCCTGTCCTGCCTATTCTGCCATCGCCAGTCACGGAAGGCTACCGCAACAAGTCTACCTTCTCCGTGAACCGAGGTGTTGATGGAAATCCAAAGACTGTCGGGTTTTATGTGGGCGCCGGCAGGAATGGAACGATTGTCTGCATCAACGGGGACCATCTCCTCAACATGCCAGAGAAGCACAAACTGGTGGCCAGGTGCTACCAAGACTTCATCCGCCGGTCTTCCCTGGAGCCCTGCCTGCTGTTCCACGCGGGGGGTCACTGGAGGGAGGTCACAGTGAGGACCGGCGCAGGGGGTCGCACCATGGCCATAGTGTACTTCCATCCACAGGCGCTTGCTCCGCGTGAGGTGGCCGCTCACAAGGCAGAGCTCCTAGATTACTTCACGCGGGGGCCGGGAGCTGTGTGCCAACTGGACTCGCTGTTCTTTCAGGAGAGCACCATGACTCGCTGCGCTCACGAGGACTCCCCGTACCAGCTCCTAAATGGGCAGGAACACATATATGAGGAG GTGAACCAGTCGGCCGCTGAGCTGCTCTACGGCGCCGTGAGGGACCTGTGTGTGCCGAGCAATAACGGGGACGGCGGGCGAACGGGCGGCACTCTCCTGGACGTGTGCTGCGGCACCGGCGCCGTCGGCATCACGGCCTCCCGCCGAGCGGGCAGAGTCATAGGTGTGGAGCTCGTAGAGCAGGCAGTGGAGGACGCCAGGCACAACGCGGCGCTGAACGGCGCGCTGAACTGTGAGTTCATCGCTGGGAAGGCCGAGGTGGTGCTGCCAGACCTCGTGACCCGGCTGAGCGGCGCCGGCGGAGGCCTCGCAGCCGTGGTCAACCCGGCCCGCGCCGGCCTGCACCCCAGAGTGGTCAGGGCCCTACGGAACCAGGCCGCCATCCGCAGGCTGGTCTACGTTTCCTGTAAACCGGAAGGAGAGGCCATGAGGAACTTCAGAGAGCTCTGCTGCGCTCGCGGCCCGCAGAGCAAACTCACAGGAGAGGCCTTCACGCCACGCTTGGCCGTACCCGTGGACATGTTCCCACACACTCCTCATTGTGAACTGGTGCTTCTTTTTGAGCGGTAG
- the trmt2b gene encoding tRNA (uracil-5-)-methyltransferase homolog B isoform X1: protein MALVATCSRSLLRVRRSSLDPLTRTCLFLSTSNDSISAEQGKTQLKKPWRKSHKRSPGTGELSWEERLADAVTPLWRLTYEEQLELKQKRQEGILSQLCQHLSSDCQSRPSSAVGAKPTFPVLPILPSPVTEGYRNKSTFSVNRGVDGNPKTVGFYVGAGRNGTIVCINGDHLLNMPEKHKLVARCYQDFIRRSSLEPCLLFHAGGHWREVTVRTGAGGRTMAIVYFHPQALAPREVAAHKAELLDYFTRGPGAVCQLDSLFFQESTMTRCAHEDSPYQLLNGQEHIYEEVLGFRFRISPDAFFQVNQSAAELLYGAVRDLCVPSNNGDGGRTGGTLLDVCCGTGAVGITASRRAGRVIGVELVEQAVEDARHNAALNGALNCEFIAGKAEVVLPDLVTRLSGAGGGLAAVVNPARAGLHPRVVRALRNQAAIRRLVYVSCKPEGEAMRNFRELCCARGPQSKLTGEAFTPRLAVPVDMFPHTPHCELVLLFER from the exons ATGGCGCTAGTTGCTACATGCAGCAGGTCACTCCTCCGCGTCAGACGCAGTTCGCTGGATCCTCTGACGAGAACCTGTCTGTTCCTCTCAACTAGCAATGACTCAATTTCAGCTGAGCAGGGGAAAACACAACTGAAGAAACCCTGGAGAAAAAGCCACAAGCGATCCCCCGGGACTGGTGAACTGTCCTGGGAGGAAAGGCTGGCGGATGCAGTCACCCCCCTGTGGAGGCTGACTTATgaagagcagctggagctgaagcagaagcgTCAGGAAGGAATCCTTTCCCAGCTCTGCCAGCATCTGTCAAGTGACTGTCAGTCACGGCCCTCGTCAGCCGTTGGAGCTAAACCTACTTTCCCTGTCCTGCCTATTCTGCCATCGCCAGTCACGGAAGGCTACCGCAACAAGTCTACCTTCTCCGTGAACCGAGGTGTTGATGGAAATCCAAAGACTGTCGGGTTTTATGTGGGCGCCGGCAGGAATGGAACGATTGTCTGCATCAACGGGGACCATCTCCTCAACATGCCAGAGAAGCACAAACTGGTGGCCAGGTGCTACCAAGACTTCATCCGCCGGTCTTCCCTGGAGCCCTGCCTGCTGTTCCACGCGGGGGGTCACTGGAGGGAGGTCACAGTGAGGACCGGCGCAGGGGGTCGCACCATGGCCATAGTGTACTTCCATCCACAGGCGCTTGCTCCGCGTGAGGTGGCCGCTCACAAGGCAGAGCTCCTAGATTACTTCACGCGGGGGCCGGGAGCTGTGTGCCAACTGGACTCGCTGTTCTTTCAGGAGAGCACCATGACTCGCTGCGCTCACGAGGACTCCCCGTACCAGCTCCTAAATGGGCAGGAACACATATATGAGGAG GTGTTGGGCTTTAGGTTCCGCATCTCTCCCGATGCTTTTTTCCAGGTGAACCAGTCGGCCGCTGAGCTGCTCTACGGCGCCGTGAGGGACCTGTGTGTGCCGAGCAATAACGGGGACGGCGGGCGAACGGGCGGCACTCTCCTGGACGTGTGCTGCGGCACCGGCGCCGTCGGCATCACGGCCTCCCGCCGAGCGGGCAGAGTCATAGGTGTGGAGCTCGTAGAGCAGGCAGTGGAGGACGCCAGGCACAACGCGGCGCTGAACGGCGCGCTGAACTGTGAGTTCATCGCTGGGAAGGCCGAGGTGGTGCTGCCAGACCTCGTGACCCGGCTGAGCGGCGCCGGCGGAGGCCTCGCAGCCGTGGTCAACCCGGCCCGCGCCGGCCTGCACCCCAGAGTGGTCAGGGCCCTACGGAACCAGGCCGCCATCCGCAGGCTGGTCTACGTTTCCTGTAAACCGGAAGGAGAGGCCATGAGGAACTTCAGAGAGCTCTGCTGCGCTCGCGGCCCGCAGAGCAAACTCACAGGAGAGGCCTTCACGCCACGCTTGGCCGTACCCGTGGACATGTTCCCACACACTCCTCATTGTGAACTGGTGCTTCTTTTTGAGCGGTAG
- the dnajb12a gene encoding dnaJ homolog subfamily B member 12a — translation MDSNKDEAERCIKIALNAISNNQPDKARKFLEKAQRLFPTDQAKSLLDSLVQNGKPPDENGRPVNGEAPTMRHRSKGEEANVGATDSAKPYTADQLDAVKKIKSCKDYYQILGVEKTASEEDLKKAYRKLALKFHPDKNHAPGATEAFKAIGNAYAILSNAEKRRQYDQYGEERSHPTRHRHQRDFEADISPEDLFNMFFGGGFPSSNVHVYRNGMHFAHHNRQERREQQRDGGLALFVQLMPILILIIVSALSQMMVTQPPYSLSYRPSAGHIHKRHTSNLKVPFYVTERFNEEYSGNGLKAVERSVEEDYISNLRNNCWKEKQQKEGLLYRARYFGDSDLYQRAQRMGTPSCSRLSEIQVILDG, via the exons ATGGACTCAAACAAGGACGAAGCAGAGCGATGCATTAAAATAGCCTTAAATGCGATCAGTAACAACCAGCCAGATAAAGCCAGGAAGTTCCTGGAGAAGGCCCAGCGACTGTTTCCGACAGATCAGGCTAAAA GCTTGTTGGATTCGTTAGTCCAGAATGGAAAGCCTCCAGACGAGAACGGTCGTCCCGTGAACGGAGAGGCCCCCACTATGAGGCACCGCAGCAAAGGAGAGGAGGCTAACGTGGGGGCCACAGACTCAGCCAAGCCGTACACAGCAGATCAGCTGGATGCCGTGAAGAA gATTAAGAGCTGTAAAGATTACTACCAAATTCTAGGAGTTGAAAAGACGGCCTCTGAGGAGGATCTTAAAAAGGCTTATAGAAAGCTCGCTCTAAAGTTTCACCCAGATAAAAACCACGCACCTGGCGCCACAGAGGCATTTAAAG CTATTGGTAATGCCTACGCCATACTGAGCAATGCtgagaaaagacgacagtatgACCAGTATGGAGAGGAGAGATCACATCcaaccagacacagacaccaaCGTGATTTTGAAGCTGACATTTCACCTGAAGACCTCTTCAATATGTTCTTTGGTGGTGGCTTCCCATCAA GTAATGTACATGTTTACAGAAATGGAATGCACTTTGCACATCATAATAGACAAGAAAGACGAGAACAACAGAGAGAT GGAGGTCTGGCTCTGTTTGTCCAGCTGATGCCCATCTTAATCCTCATCATTGTCTCCGCTCTTAGCCAGATGATGGTGACCCAGCCTCCCTACAGCCTTAGCTACCGCCC GTCTGCTGGACATATTCACAAAAGGCATACATCAAACTTAAAGGTGCCTTTCTACGTGACTGAGCGTTTTAATGAAGAATATTCTGGGAATGGTCTAAAGGCGGTTGAGAGAAGTGTAGAAGAAGACTATATCTCCAACCTCCGAAACAACTGTtggaaggagaagcagcaga AAGAAGGACTACTGTATCGTGCCCGTTACTTTGGAGATTCTGACCTGTACCAAAGGGCACAGAGAATGGGGACACCAAGCTGTTCCAGATTATCTGAGATTCAGGTTATACTGGATGGATAG